A genome region from Anastrepha obliqua isolate idAnaObli1 chromosome 4, idAnaObli1_1.0, whole genome shotgun sequence includes the following:
- the LOC129243704 gene encoding rho GTPase-activating protein gacR-like, which yields MAFKQGLLPTASSIYQRNNNRRLQNMSVLGSSGGGGGGGIIGGEKPLTFSTSKSTTINANTNQNLILQNHYTNYTNCDNQNRNSCYNAAAAAAAAPTVTATIPNSNDNNNYSYINSCNTTTDVNSHVNADEADDNDDLLMMTDNTTTTINS from the coding sequence ATGGCATTCAAACAAGGCTTACTACCCACGGCATCGTCCATCTACCAAAGGAACAATAATCGACGGTTGCAAAATATGAGTGTATTGGGTagtagtggtggtggtggtggtggtggtataATTGGCGGCGAGAAACCGTTGACATTTTCCACATCCAAATCGACAACTATAAATGCCAACACCAATCAGAATCTGATACTTCAAAATCATTATACAAATTATACAAATTGCGACAACCAAAATAGAAATAGTTGTTACAAtgccgctgccgctgccgcCGCCGCTCCCACAGTCACAGCCACCATTCCCAAtagcaacgacaacaacaattatAGTTATATTAATTCATGCAACACAACCACTGATGTCAATAGTCACGTGAACGCTGATGAAGCTGATGACAACGACGATCTGTTGATGATGACCGATAACACTACAACAACTATTAATT
- the LOC129243703 gene encoding poly(A) polymerase type 3-like — protein sequence MWNSDSRSQNGVATTSMGSPIYGSHNSSNGNGRNGSPQQQQQQPAKQLGMTSAISLAEPRSEDLQKTDELRKALEPFKVFESQDELNHRMEILAKLNTLVKQWVKDVSMAKNMPEAAAEKLGGKIYTFGSYRLGVHHKGADIDALCVAPRNIERTDYFTSFFELLKKQSEVTECRSVEEAFVPVIKMNFDGIEIDLLFARLSLKEIPDDFDLRDDNLLKNLDPRSVRSLNGCRVTDEILALVPNIENFRLALRSIKLWAKKHGIYSNSLGYFGGVTWAMLVARTCQLYPNATASTLVHKFFLVFSRWKWPNPVLLKHPDNVNLRFPVWDPRVNASDRYHLMPIITPAYPQQNSTFNVSESTKKVILNEFNRGMITTDEIMIGRASWDRLFEAPSFFYKYRHFIVLLVTSQTGDDQLEWCGLVESKIRLLVGNLERNQHISLAHVNPTCFDYKKGAAVTQNNSGNEEDKTQPSGNPPVCTAPFCSMWFIGLEFERTENLNVDLTESIQNFTEHVIQHGVNIKMLKDGMNIEARHVKRKSLSQYLDTDFLKRERKSMEQHNNFNNSILANRKRLSTELSTQKDVATKKARLSESQTEENSNTSDGGVTTPTTQPTSAPNFTPEAKSNNNDGSGSNSPRNSNGTNSNSVNNQNQSSNSNSNSSSSSSTPAAPAAATAEVACS from the exons ATGTGGAACTCAGATTCGCGTTCACAGAACGGTGTTGCGACAACATCAATGGGTTCGCCCATATATGGTAGCCACAATTCTAGTAATGGCAATGGTAGAAATGGCTCaccacagcagcagcaacaacagcccGCCAAACAGTTGGGCATGACATCCGCCATTAGTTTGGCTGAACCTCGATCCGAAGATTTGCAGAAAACTGATGAATTACGCAAAGCTTTAGAACCATTTAAAGTGTTCGAGAGTCAAGATGAGCTTAATCATCGTATGGAGATTTTGGCTAAGCTTAATACGCTTGTCAAACAATGGGTTAAAGATGTATCAATGGCAAAGAATATGCCCGAGGCAGCTGCCGAGAAACTCGGAGGGAAAATTTACACTTTCGGTTCATATCGTTTGGGTGTACATCATAAGGGTGCTGATATTGATGCACTCTGTGTCGCACCACGCAACATTGAACGCACAGACTATTTTACGTCGTTTTTTgaattactaaaaaaacaatCCGAAGTGACAGAATGCCGTTCAGTTGAAGAAGCTTTTGTACCGgtcataaaaatgaattttgatggCATTGAAATTGATTTGCTATTTGCGCGCCTATCACTGAAAGAGATACCAGATGATTTTGATTTACGTGACGATAATTTACTTAAGAATTTAGATCCACGTTCAGTACGCAGTTTGAATGGCTGTCGTGTGACTGATGAAATATTGGCGCTAGTGCCAAATATAGAGAATTTTCGTTTAGCGCTGCGTTCAATTAAGTTGTGGGCCAAAA AACACGGAATTTATTCCAATTCTTTGGGCTACTTTGGTGGTGTGACGTGGGCTATGCTAGTGGCGCGCACATGCCAGCTCTATCCTAATGCAACGGCCTCTACGCTCGTGCATAAATTTTTCTTGGTATTTTCACGTTGGAAGTGGCCAAATCCCGTACTGCTCAAACATCCCGACAATGTTAATTTAAGATTTCCG GTTTGGGATCCACGTGTTAACGCTTCGGATCGTTACCATTTAATGCCCATTATAACACCGGCATATCCGCAGCAGAATTCAACTTTCAATGTGTCGGAATCAACAAAGAAGGTTATACTTAATGAATTTAATCGAGGAATGATTACCACTGACGAGATTATGATTGGTCGCGCTTCATGGGATCGACTCTTCGAAGCGCCGAGCTTCTTTTACAA ATATCGTCACTTTATCGTGCTTTTGGTTACATCGCAAACCGGTGACGATCAGTTGGAGTGGTGTGGCTTAGTCGAATCAAAGATTCGTCTATTGGTTGGTAATCTAGAGCGTAATCAACACATTTCATTAGCACATGTAAATCCTACATGTTTTGATTATAAAAAAGGCGCTGCCGTCACACAAAATAACAGCGGAAATGAGGAGGATAAAACACAGCCGAGCGGCAATCCGCCAGTTTGTACAGCGCCATTCTGTTCCATGTGGTTCATCGGCTTAGAATTCGAACGCACAGAGAATTTGAATGTGGATCTTACAGAGAGTATTCAGAATTTCACCGAACATGTTATACAGCATGGG gtaaatataaaaatgctgaAAGATGGCATGAACATCGAGGCGCGACACGTAAAGCGTAAATCGCTTTCGCAGTATTTGGATACGGATTTCTTAAAACGTGAACGCAAATCCATGGAACAacataataatttcaataactCAATTTTAGCCAATCGTAAGCGTTTGTCGACCGAATTGTCAACACAGAAAGATGTTGCGACTAAAAAAGCGCGCTTGAGTGAATCG CAAACGGAGGAGAACTCAAATACGAGTGATGGCGGTGTTACAACGCCGACCACGCAGCCTACCTCAGCGCCTAATTTTACACCGGAGGCAAAGAGTAACAATAATGATGGTTCTGGCTCGAATTCGCCACGTAACAGTAATGGCACCAATAGCAACAGTGTCAACAACCAGAATCAGAGTAGTAATAGTAATAGcaatagtagcagcagcagcagcacaccGGCTGCACCTGCCGCAGCTACTGCGGAAGTGGCCTGCTCGTGA
- the LOC129245435 gene encoding ubiquitin-associated domain-containing protein 1 isoform X1: protein MIPWMRARWAARSKRTTSEDKADATEAACSRTGRDRIRATSTNSTPTATTATIACEPHIKHGVSPARHTAPPQRRSRSAMPTSPSRSGIQTGTRVAHTTIMQSLSQLQQLQHSSPLMTPQSRRVPKIRGSRRSSGLSGTDSATAGSTDNIDRNTPKQIIRVRVVCPSARILIFETDVSKRITELKNEVMLELSDDPAAMPLFAPDVRQLGPRYRIMRAEYQGAELNETMTLAQLKIEDNSMLLLVPRRQNLQQMTAVTREIQPPREMEINAATRNILPHTIDMPMVDINEIFQQSNLQFDVRKVLISLAQASAAIIGAGPYATRLISMLKQKLINKRNYQNDTLQCLVDMGFKKEKAEYALKINQGVYSAALEWLIQHQSEEGSMEETAMSLQKSLSVLSPSGIITNDSIVENTEALLEIVRIYSHRDIPPTPETISSLVEMGFEETEVLQALKKTCNNKAAACEWLCGNRTGSLIELREGLSQDSPILKAILDMPQVQMNLSNPKILIAFLSILENENSIRVWGGDNDTTSVITHILQKYHEEKHVLGINQFYSNRQ from the exons ATGATCCCTTGGATGCGCGCTAGGTGGGCGGCGCGCAGCAAACGAACCACCAGTGAAGATAAAGCTGATGCTACAGAAGCCGCTTGTAGCAGAACAGGACGAGACAGAATACGTGCCACAAGTACCAATTCGACTCCTACTGCGACTACGGCTACCATTGCTTGCGAGCCACATATTAAGCATGGTGTTTCACCCGCTCGTCACACTGCGCCGCCACAACGTCGAAGTCGCAGCGCGATGCCGACATCACCTTCACGCAGCGGCATCCAGACTGGAACGCGCGTTGCACATACGACGATAATGCAGTCTCTATCACAGTTGCAGCAGCTGCAACATTCTAGTCCACTGATGACGCCACAGTCACGCAGAGTGCCAAAAAT AAGGGGCTCACGTCGTTCATCGGGTCTCTCGGGCACAGATTCTGCTACGGCTGGCTCCACCGATAACATCGATCGAAATACCCCCAAACAAATCATCAGAGTGCGCGTCGTTTGTCCAAGTGCACGTATACTTATTTTCGAAACAGATGTAAGTAAACGAATCACAGAGCTTAAAAACGAGGTAATGCTGGAGTTATCGGACGATCCCGCCGCCATGCCACTATTTGCGCCGGATGTCCGGCAGCTCGGACCACGTTATCGCATCATGCGCGCGGAATATCAGGGTGCCGAATTAAATGAAACTATGACGCTTGCGCAGTTGAAAATTGAGGACAACTCCATGCTGTTGTTGGTGCCACGGCGACAAAATCTACAACAAATGACTGCCGTAACGCGCGAGATTCAACCACCGCGTGAAATGGAAATCAATGCCGCCACGCGTAATATTCTGCCGCATACAATCGATATGCCCATGGTGGACATCAATGAGATATTTCAGCAATCGAAT CTGCAATTCGATGTTCGCAAAGTGCTCATATCCTTGGCGCAAGCGTCTGCGGCGATCATAGGCGCTGGTCCGTATGCGACACGACTGATTTCGATGCTGAAACAAAAGCTGATCAACAAACGAAACTATCAGAATGATACACTGCAGTGCCTTGTAGATATGGGTTTTAAAAAGGAGAAAGCGGAATATGCGCTTAAGATCAATCA AGGTGTTTACTCAGCGGCACTAGAATGGCTCATACAACACCAAAGTGAGGAGGGTTCGATGGAGGAGACAGCCATGAGTTTACAGAAGAGTTTATCAGTGCTCTCACCTTCGGGCATAATCACTAATGAC aGCATTGTTGAAAACACCGAAGCATTACTAGAGATAGTGCGCATTTATAGTCATCGCGATATACCACCAACGCCGGAAACTATTAGTTCATTAGTGGAAATGGGTTTCGAGGAGACCGAAGTACTGCAAGCTTTGAAGAAGACTTGCAACAATAAAGCAGCGGCATGTGAATGGTTGTGTGGAAATCGTACTGGTAGTTTGATCGAACTGCGTGAAGGTCTATCACAAGATTCGCCAATACTCAAAGCCATACTTGATATGCCGCAAGTCCAAATGAACTTAAGTAATCCAAAAATACTAATAG